The genomic region TCaaggaaaaaaattctttttattatttagaaaaacttcatataaataattacaaAATTTTAAGCACATCACCTTTTCCTAGTTCTTGTGTCAACAAAAATGTCGAACAAATCAAAAATAATCATCTCGTTATTAAAAAGGAGATGgataataaacaaaatgtaaataatcatgaaaatttaaatcataccataaaacaaaatagTTTAATATTAGACAAAGATAGTAATCATATGAATGTCTGTGATGATCTTCACGGAAAATCATCTTCACAATCGAAATTATCTTCACAATCAAAATCATTTTCaagtataaataatatatacaacaATCCATTAACATACGATATGATTTATAGTTTATCTcgatttaataaaataaaaacatcACTACATGTTGATTATAAAAGTTATACCGgtccttttttattacatgaatattatgatccgtttcattttaaatttaaagaACTTTCTCGTATAGGTGGTGTATTATTTGTTGAAGGAAATGAAAATTTAGGAATTTTtgaatttataaaattaattacTAACTccttatataattttaaattattcaaTGTTAGTAATATGCCAAActcattatatattaatataacaaatCCATTATTACCTTGGAAAATTTTATGTAACGATATATTAAACACTTGGAAACTTTCGCatatgagaaaaaaaaatctaCTCCCAAATAGAAATGATAACTTCAATATGTTAAGAGAAATCACACACCCATCTTATCATTGGTTCTTTAAATCTATGATACATGTAATTGATGATTTAGATATacctttttttaaaacaaaaaaaaaNNNNNNNNNNNaaaaaaaaaaaaaaaaagaaaaagaaaaagaaaaagaaaaagaaaaagaaaaagaatattataatcataaaGATTATAGATACCAAACtaacaaatatattcaCAACCATAccaataaaaaaaatgaacacaatttaattcaaaataaaataaatacaaacaCTCAACCACAAAGTGCTTCAAACAACTCcaataacaatatattttgtcAAAAAATATCCACACTTTTAGAATATTTCTTTCATAACTCCAGACGcgaaaaaaagaaaaacaaaaaaaaaagcaaagagaaaaataaaaaaaaaaaaaaaattctcCAAGCTCAAAAGCACATCGGTAATACGAATGATATGGAAGGAATATATAACGGCCCTTCGGATGTGTCACGTGGAAGCACTTGGGATAAGCAATGCAACAATGACGACGATGATGATATTCATGATGATATTCAcgatgatgataatattcATGATGATATTCAcgatgatgataatattcATGATGATATTCAcgatgatgataatattcATGATGATATTCACGATGATGACAATATTCATGATAATATTCACGGTGATGACAATATTCATGATAATATTCACggtgatgataatattcATGATGAggataattataatactCCTGTGAGGAAACACAATGTCAAGAAAAATAAACTAACAAACAAACATGAACCATTATACCACAAACATACAGCAACATGTGATGTAAGCTCCTCTTCTCATACATATTCAAGAAACGATATACaaacaaaaatgaaaaatgaaCTAAAAGAAAACAGAATAGGTATTATAAGTTCcatgatttattattttacattacatgaaaatatgtttattatatttaattacAGATCAGGTACTTCCTTAAATATTAACATTGAAGATGATGCTTGGAAAatatcaaataatattgCTAAGTTAGCTATGcttaaaagaaaaaaaatatctaaacatttacaaaaaaatcTAAAGGATTGGAGAAAAAATCATTCCAGGAAGTGTGATTTCTGCAAAGGTAATTTTATGAACACTACATATGTGAATAATGTACATgagaataataattgtgcagacaatatatatagaaatatcACAAATgtaaacaatatatatagggataatacaaatgattcatttttacacaacaatgatgatgataatatatacaactctgataaacaaaatagaatatcattcaaaaaaaacataaatgATTTCTTAGACGATCATATGAGAGCACAGAGTATTGATCATTtggataaaaatattattccacatatacataataacataaataatgatacaaatacaaacaatatatataatatcaatGATATGTATAATGAGGAGAATTCTCATTATTCACAAAATATGAACATAacaaatgataataataataataaaaaaaaaaatagtagtagtagtaataataataataataataataataatgatatatctgctttttctttaaaacaacaaaaattatatcaAGCTCATGAAATTATTCTTATGGACGAAAATAATGATTCCTCATCAAAGAAAAGTAGTTCAGCAacattaataaataatagcGAAATAAATTCACAAACTTATAACAATGAAAATACTATACACAATACAAACAAacaagaaaatataaatgttttacaattatttaaagaagaaaaagatattGTAAATAACACCaacaaaattaaagaacaaaaaatgTTCTACAAAACTTTATGTCCAAATAttaaagataatattttattatatatagctcaacaaaaaatgaacgaacaaaataataagtatcaaatgtataaaaatcaaaatagaaaaaataactATTTAAATGATAACATACAAAATCAAATCAATCATCTCGTTAAAGATAATATCGATAAAcacatttataataataataataataataaggacaatttttatcaaaataaatcaCCTTTATGTAACCCTTTTTTTATGCACAAACATAAACCTcttatctttttatttattaatggaatgaaaaataataataatataaaacaattaaaaaaaattaaaaaatatgcaCAACAATGTGAAGCGTCTATAGAATTAAAACCCTTCAATAAATATGATCTATACGAATTTGTTAGTCTATGCctaaatatacataaagataaaataagTACACAACTCATTGAATACCTAAATAAAACGTGTTTTGGAATCCCTAAATTTGTACAATatactttattttatcttctTACTAATCATTATCTAgaattatacaaatatgaACAAGACAAAAATGATAAACATAATTATGAAAACAATGATGAGCTCCATCCGTCTGTCGACGCAAGGAAGaataatgaacaaaataatgaaCAGAATAATCTACAGAACAATCAACAGAACAATCAACAGAACAATCAACAAAACAATCAACAAAACAATCaacataataatgatgaaatattctttttgaaagaacaaaaatatgaaaaagatTCATCCAGCACAAATCCCACAAAAATTAATCATCCGAATGATATAACATGCGCAAACCAATTtaatcaaataaataatataaatcaaaattatgacaaaaataattatattaatcaTTTCAGTAAACAAATCATCTCAGTACAAAACGAAACAATAAAATCTTCAGTATTCCCATCAAATAGCACAACCTCTTGCAATgataattcaaataatgatgatataaattatgaatatGATCTTGTGATAGTCAAGGATTTAAACGAAGCACCGCTAGTTCCTCGAttagtaaaaaaaaaaaaaaaaaaaaaaaaaaatatgtcCTGTTCATgtaaaatgtttatataaaatgacatgttcatataaaatgtgNNNNNNNNNNNNNNNNNNNNNNNNNNNNNNNNNNNNNNNNNNNNNNNNNNNNNNNNNNNNNNNNNNNNNNNNNNNNNNNNNNNNNNNNNNNNNNNNNNNNtataaaaaaaatttacaaaaaGTATATAGAATCTTAAataggaaaaaaaataaaatataaaaaaaaaaaaaaaaaaaaaaaatgtttacaacaattttaaatatgtattgtttcttattatattgaattagtttttaaattattatatacgtattttttttttttttttaaacacatatacatatatatgtatattatatatgcatatacATACACTTTCTATTTGTTATGCTCCCTACTCgatattttcttttttatgattatatataaactcCCTTTAcaacattttaaaaaaattaaaataaaaatgtacatataaaGACAAAACTAGgaaatattaaatcattttaaatgtatttcataaaaaatttaactgaaaaattaaattacatgcataaaaaaaatacacccatatatatatatatatatatatatacatacatatagtatatttttttatatcttgTTATGGAAGAAATGCAACTtccttttaaaaaaagttatGATGAAACAAAAGAAACAGAGATTAATGTGTctttaacaaaaaataatgaaaatcAAATAGGATATGAAGAAACCGAAAAACAATTAAATACAGGTGTGAGTAACCTTTCAGATGTATCACAAATAAAATCTGAAATTTATGATAACATTCttaatatgtataacaacggtaaaaatatattaaaaaattatattgtaACACGAATAATAACTACAAAATTAATCAAAATTCACTTATGCAACTTTctttacatatttattatgtagAAACAAAATCTTCTGAACATAATCACAAAAGTAAATCAAAGATTGAagataattattttaatgatCAACAAAATGAACATACGCCAATACTTCATCAACATAGTTTAgaaaaccaaaaaaaaaatgaagagCATTATATTCTAGATGAAGAAATAATCAATGAAACTTTAGAAAATGAATATCcatatgatgaaaatatttatcaacaggaaaaaacaaaatatacaaGCCAATACGAATATTACAAAATTCATGATGACAAAATAGAGAAAGacaaaaatgaaaatgtaTTGAACCAAAATAATAGAAAccaatataaaataataaaaaagaataaaataaaattaagCAGAACATCTGATGATGTGAAAAATTATTCCACAAATAATATCACTCAGGAGGTAATAATtacacaaatatatatatatatatattatttattttattctttcaATTAATAATTCATCTATCCATTTTTacatgtaataatatatatatatatatatatatattttttttttttctcctCTGAAGGATATTATTctagatatatataaaaacaccctagaacataaaaaaacaaactTTTTGTGTTTAGAagaaattttaaaaaacattaacttaatattaaaaaaacaaattgACCTTAATCATAGTAACGAGATTGAAAAATCGGAGAGGaagatattattaaaaaatatttaccaagtaaaaataaaaaataaacatacaTACGTAAAtgcaaatatatatatatatattgttcatGTTATTTGCTAATTCATTCATCtatagataaaaaaaaacatagAAGATAAATCATTTAATTCCTTAAACAATAAAGATTTCATCAAGTACTTTATAAAGAATTTTCAAAAAGAAGAAACCCGTGTAAGTGAACTCaaattaaatgaagaaacaaaaaaagacaccataaaatttaatatatcatataatttaaatggaaataaaaaaaatgatcaTACATATATCAAACAAAACAATCAACAATTTATagaaacaaataaaaactTTCATTTATTCCTGTCTCATTTAAATCAACTAGAAAAAAGCATTCTTACATTTACTCATTTTTGTACAAATATTTCTAATCAAACACATActgaaaataatatttatttaaatacaTTCGAAAATAAGGTAATAAATGGAGAGATAGCCGTTTAAANNNNNNNNNNNNNNNNNNNNNNNNNNNNNNNNNNNNNNNNNNNNNNNNNNNNNNNNNNNNNNNNNNNNNNNNNNNNNNNNNNNNNNNNNNNNNNNNNNNNTTCAAAACCCAGAAGCAATGAGACTGGTTCGAAAacttgaaaaaaatatgaacagAATAAAAAGTATTTGTTTACATATTTGAAGAATGTTATTATGATGCTGTCTTTTTTTAAGATATATAGGTATATAGAAAATACATGATATACATTAAAACGTTTAATCAAAGTTTATGAGAGTTAcatgataatttttttttacgtACACCTACagttattattatctaacatatatgtgtatgtatgtatgtatgttATGTATAgtaattatttaaattattttatttgcAAAAATGATCATGTTTTATGATAAATCAAAGAAATTccaaattattattaatgttaagttatataattaaaataaaagtatataGAATAAAATGCATTTGTAAGTTCCTAATCCATACAATActaataatacatattttaatatatgtatgtatatgtatgtgtataataagaacaaatcaaatatatttttttaaattatttttatacgAACTTTTAAATGTGCCactaaaatataaaaatggaaaaatataattgaTCATGTGCTTtcataaagaaaaaaaaaaaaaaagggaaagtatataaaaatatatattcatatatatatttatgtatatattcatatatatatttatgtatatattcatatatatatttatgtatatattcatatatatattcatatatatattcatatatatattcatctTATTGTTCttatatactttttatgAAGTTGAACTTAACCAATGACTTTAGGTCaggtttttttttttgttttttttttttctttcataagaatctttttataaaaaagcCTTATGGACaggaaaatatatcaaaatataaattatttatatatatttaatctatttaatttttctgTGTTCCTTTTAACAATAGGTAAATTTCATATCTGAATTGTATAATACTAAGTATTACTTACAAATGATTACATcatgtataaaaaattatgataaattgtatattttataatatacgtttttcaattttattatttctttatatatcatttacATGTTATATtccataatttttttttttttttttttttttgtacactttatatatataatggtCTAACAACATGCGCACACACATGaatattcatatttgtgcaatttttttttttttttatttttacaaaaatatatatgtatatatatatatatatatatatatatatatgtataaataattatatactATGTATATAAGgtgaatatatattttatatatatatatatatataatatatataatacaaagatataatttaaaaaaaagaaaaaaaaaagtggaacatatacatatatataatatatatatttatatatttatttattttcagATTGTAAGTACTATATGTgcatttatatatattataattaattatatattttacataaatacacatttttacatacatatataaattttattacatacatttattttaatttatctttgtcaaaaatttttatatttctttgATGTTCCGTTCTATAATTTCACGAAAATGCATTTGTCAGTAGTCTTGAATTCAATATATACgtctttttttattaaacaaaaaaaaaaaaaaacttcttattaataatgtaaaaaaataaaaggaaagaataataagtgtttctttctttttatttatttattaatttatttttctttctttttctttttcttttttgaataattaaaaaaataaaccatttaaaaagaaagtaaaaataattatctatacataaataattatacatatatatatatatatatatatatatacaaaattatGGAACCACTGCCTGATCCGAAGAATGATAGACAAGTGAAGGATGTTGAGCCTCCACCAGCAAAAGTAAGAAGAATACTGATTAAGAATTTTATCTATcattatgaatatttatgtCTAATTTgcttttttattttatatttataattttaacattttcat from Plasmodium reichenowi strain SY57 chromosome 8, whole genome shotgun sequence harbors:
- a CDS encoding adenylyl cyclase beta, putative (part of same gene as PRSY57_0802200A, PRSY57_0802200C~gap found within coding sequence); this translates as FPNLLVDNTSVVKEEENFTKNNIKDNKRRNSLEDKIKKRFALLSTDNQCRQSTIIYENFDLLLKTFIPDIVYRKLSLGCNIFFNEIRKVTIIFVSVKDIDTSTMTGVHSAHGIMKLTQKAVFTMEGTINKFMLDDKGILILIMFGLPPLYHCDDTIRALLTCFRLIDALKSLKLNGSIGISTGKIWCGIIGNKIRKEYTALGDSVNVAARLCFKAGNKEIYVDENTYNNCKHFISFQKLISIKVKGKNKLIKIYSPIGTIHKKSIDYVYDNTTNDHNYFTDEELLVNNQNNKKNNNIILTKEETIKNVHDNLYTNIDLSILQNKQIKTNFQQIYDFSFLNNNFLFKYYKSFFKNKIYHLFKEKNSFYYLEKLHINNYKILSTSPFPSSCVNKNVEQIKNNHLVIKKEMDNKQNVNNHENLNHTIKQNSLILDKDSNHMNVCDDLHGKSSSQSKLSSQSKSFSSINNIYNNPLTYDMIYSLSRFNKIKTSLHVDYKSYTGPFLLHEYYDPFHFKFKELSRIGGVLFVEGNENLGIFEFIKLITNSLYNFKLFNVSNMPNSLYINITNPLLPWKILCNDILNTWKLSHMRKKNLLPNRNDNFNMLREITHPSYHWFFKSMIHVIDDLDIPFFKTKKXXXXXKKKKKEKEKEKEKEKEKEYYNHKDYRYQTNKYIHNHTNKKNEHNLIQNKINTNTQPQSASNNSNNNIFCQKISTLLEYFFHNSRREKKKNKKKSKEKNKKKKKILQAQKHIGNTNDMEGIYNGPSDVSRGSTWDKQCNNDDDDDIHDDIHDDDNIHDDIHDDDNIHDDIHDDDNIHDDIHDDDNIHDNIHGDDNIHDNIHGDDNIHDEDNYNTPVRKHNVKKNKLTNKHEPLYHKHTATCDVSSSSHTYSRNDIQTKMKNELKENRIGIISSMIYYFTLHENMFIIFNYRSGTSLNINIEDDAWKISNNIAKLAMLKRKKISKHLQKNLKDWRKNHSRKCDFCKGNFMNTTYVNNVHENNNCADNIYRNITNVNNIYRDNTNDSFLHNNDDDNIYNSDKQNRISFKKNINDFLDDHMRAQSIDHLDKNIIPHIHNNINNDTNTNNIYNINDMYNEENSHYSQNMNITNDNNNNKKKNSSSSNNNNNNNNNDISAFSLKQQKLYQAHEIILMDENNDSSSKKSSSATLINNSEINSQTYNNENTIHNTNKQENINVLQLFKEEKDIVNNTNKIKEQKMFYKTLCPNIKDNILLYIAQQKMNEQNNKYQMYKNQNRKNNYLNDNIQNQINHLVKDNIDKHIYNNNNNNKDNFYQNKSPLCNPFFMHKHKPLIFLFINGMKNNNNIKQLKKIKKYAQQCEASIELKPFNKYDLYEFVSLCLNIHKDKISTQLIEYLNKTCFGIPKFVQYTLFYLLTNHYLELYKYEQDKNDKHNYENNDELHPSVDARKNNEQNNEQNNLQNNQQNNQQNNQQNNQQNNQHNNDEIFFLKEQKYEKDSSSTNPTKINHPNDITCANQFNQINNINQNYDKNNYINHFSKQIISVQNETIKSSVFPSNSTTSCNDNSNNDDINYEYDLVIVKDLNEAPLVPRL
- a CDS encoding adenylyl cyclase beta, putative (part of same gene as PRSY57_0802200A, PRSY57_0802200B~gap found within coding sequence) — translated: IKKIYKKYIES
- a CDS encoding hypothetical protein (conserved Plasmodium protein, unknown function~part of same gene as PRSY57_0802300B~gap found within coding sequence); its protein translation is MQLPFKKSYDETKETEINVSLTKNNENQIGYEETEKQLNTGVSNLSDVSQIKSEIYDNILNMYNNETKSSEHNHKSKSKIEDNYFNDQQNEHTPILHQHSLENQKKNEEHYILDEEIINETLENEYPYDENIYQQEKTKYTSQYEYYKIHDDKIEKDKNENVLNQNNRNQYKIIKKNKIKLSRTSDDVKNYSTNNITQEDIILDIYKNTLEHKKTNFLCLEEILKNINLILKKQIDLNHSNEIEKSERKILLKNIYQIKKNIEDKSFNSLNNKDFIKYFIKNFQKEETRVSELKLNEETKKDTIKFNISYNLNGNKKNDHTYIKQNNQQFIETNKNFHLFLSHLNQLEKSILTFTHFCTNISNQTHTENNIYLNTFENK